ACGAGATGGTATGGAAATCCGCCGAAGTGCTTGACCAAGATCGCCGACCCGTGTCTAATCACATCAGTGTCATTTCCCGGTTGGCCGGCCGGTTCCGGTGTCGCAGACCGAGATTCGATCACTTGTTCGAATTGGGTATCTGTACATCAGAACAGTGGGAAACTATTTCATTCTCTATCAGTGAGGAGGCGGAGGCATGTCCTATGAGTACCTTCGGGGCGTAATGGGAAGCACACCGCACGCCGTTCCCGGTTCCGCCGTGACGTCTTTGCCAATGCCGACGGCACCTGTCCGCCCTCATCTGAGTGTGGTTCCCGACGCACCGTCCGCGTTCGAGCCGGAGCCGTTGGAGGAAGTCCCCGCCGATCAGTGGCAGGACAAGGCGTTGTGCGCGCAGACCGACCCAGAAGCCTTCTTCCCGGAGAAGGGCGGCTCGACGCGCGAGGCGAAGAAGATCTGCCTGGGCTGCGAGGTCCGGCACGAATGCCTGGAATATGCGCTGGCCCACGACGAGCGCTTCGGGATCTGGGGCGGTTTGTCGGAACGGGAACGCCGCCGCCTCAAGCGCGGTATTATCTAGCCCGCCTTGCGAATAGGCGAGTATTCAGTCGTCGATCGTCGGGTCGATAACCGAGGGCTCGACGTCCAGAAAGATGGCCACTTGGGCCACCAGTATCTCGTGCAGTAAGTCGCCGAGTTCGACGGTGTCCTTCGCTCGTCGCTCAATTGGCTTGCGGAACAACACAATTCGTGCCCGCGTGGCGTTGCCGCGGACATCGACCCCGGCCGGGATCAGCCGGGCCAAAGCGATCGGACCGTCGGCGATCACCTCCGGGGGCCACTGCACGCTATCGGGATCCTTGGCCGAGATGCGCGGAATCTCGTCGACGGCGATGTCGAGCTCGGCCACCCGGTCTCGCCAGCGCCGCTCGATGGGTTCGTAGCACTCGAGCACCGCCATGTCGAAGCGTTCCGCCCGGCTCCGCCACCCCGGCACCGTCGGCGGCAGTAGCGGGCCGCGTGGATCGCGACCCCGTCGCCGGGATCGGCGGCGGAATGCTCCGGCCGGCCCGATCCAGGGTCGATCACTGCGGCCACAACCGCGGGAATCGCTCACGCGCCGATGGTAACGGTTGCACATCGTGCGCCGACGCGTTGCGCGTGTCCGGCGCTTGCGCGGCGTCAGCGCGCGATAGCCTTTCGATCGTGAACGTACCCCGTCGCTGCTGCCGGCCCGGGTGTCCGCACTATGCAGTGGCAACGCTGACGTTCGTCTACTCGGACTCCACGGCGGTGGTCGGCCCACTCGCTACCGCGCGGGAACCCCATTCCTGGGACTTGTGCGTCGGTCATGCCGGCCGCATCACCGCCCCCCGCGGGTGGGAACTTGTCCGTCACGCCGGGCCGCTCAATGCCGAGCCTGTCAACCCCGACGAAGACGACCTGGTCGCCCTGGCCGACGCGGTGCGCGAGGGCGGCGCTGCCCGGGCCAACGCGGTTGTCAACGGCTTCACCGCCGAGGTCTACGACGGGTACGACGACGTCCCGCGTACCAACGGTGCCGGGGACCTGCACACTGCCGGTGCCCACGCCACCGCGCCCAGCGGCGGTCTGCTGGCGCCGCCCGAGCACCGCTCCGGTCGGCGTCGCGGGCATTTGCGGGTATTGCCCGATCCTTCCGACTAAGCACCTGCCGTGCCGGTCGGGGGTGGCCGATAGGCTGGCGGCCAAGAGTTCACGTCGTCAGGAGCACCCCGCATGTCTTGGCCCGCCGCGGCTGTCCACCGTGTCATCAAGGCATATGACGTGCGTGGGCTTGTCGGAGACGAGATCACCGAACCGTTCGTCACCGATGTCGGCGCCGCATTCGCCCGGCTGATGCGTGCCGAGGGCGCCGGGCAGGTGGTGATCGGGCATGACATGCGCGACAGTTCCCCGGCGCTGGCGGCCGCGTTCGCGCGTGGAGTACTCGGCGAGGGCCTGGACGTGGTGCGCATCGGTTTGGCGTCCACCGATCAGCTGTACTTCGCCTCGGGGCAGCTGAACTGCCCGGGTGCCATGTTCACCGCCAGCCACAATCCGGCGGCGTACAACGGCATCAAACTGTGCCGCGCCGGCGCCAAACCGGTCGGCAAGGACACCGGTCTGACGACCATCAGCGAGGACCTGATCGCCGGGAACCCAAGTGCCTATCAGGGCGCGCCCGGCGCCGCCGCCGACAAGGACGTGCTAGCCGACTACGGGGCGTTCCTGCGGTCCCTGGTGAACACCGATGGCCTGCGCCCGCTGCGGGTCGCGGTGGACGCCGGCAACGGGATGGCCGGGCACACCACGCCCGCCGTGCTGGGCGCGATCGAATCGATCACCTTGCTGCCCTTGTACTTTGAGCTCGACGGCACATTTCCCAACCACGAGGCCAACCCGCTGGACCCGGCGAACCTGCTGGACCTGCAGAACTTCGTGCGTGAGACCGGCGCCGATATCGGGCTGGCTTTCGACGGCGATGCAGACCGCTGCTTCGTCGTCGACGAACGCGGCCGGCCGGTCTCCCCGTCGACGGTCACCAGCCTGGTGGCCGCCCGCGAGCTGGGCCGCGAGATCGGCGCCACGGTGATCCACAACGTGATCACTTCCCGCGCCGTGCCCGAATTGGTGGCTGAGCGCGGCGGCACACCGCTGCGCTCACGCGTCGGCCATTCCTATATCAAGGCGCTGATGGCCGAAACCGGCGCCATCTTCGGCGGCGAACATTCGGCGCACTATTACTTCCGCGACTTCTGGGGTGCCGACTCGGGGATGCTGGCCGCCCTGTATGTGCTCGCGGCGCTGGGGGAGCAACATCGTCCGCTGTCGGAGTTGACCGCGGACTACCAGCGCTACGAATCCTCCGGCGAGATCAACTTCACCGTGGCGGACGCGCCGGCCGCGGTGGACGCGGTGTTGAAGGCGTTCGCCAGCCAGATCCACTCCATCGATCACCTCGACGGCGTAACGGTCGACCTGGGCGGCGGCAGCTGGTTCAACTTGCGCAGTTCCAACACCGAGCCGTTGTTGCGGCTCAACGTCGAGGGGCGCAGCATCGAAGACGTGGACGCGGTGGTCGGCCAGGTCAGTGCACAGATCGAGGCGCAGGCAGGCCGGGACGGGGCCGGACCGTGAACGCGATCGGCGCCGTCGATCTGGGAGACACCGACGGTCTGCTCGCCGCTGACCGCGACGGCTTGCTGCGGGCAGCGTCGATGGCCGGCGCTCAGGTGCGTGCGGTGGCCGCCGCGCTGGACGAAGGAGACCTGGACCTGCTGCGCGAGCCGGAGAACAAGCCGCGCACGGTGATCTGGGTGTCCGGGCGCGGCACCGCCGAATCGGCCGGTGCCCTGTTGGCCGCGACGCAGGCCGGCGCGGCCGCCGAGCCCATCGTGCTGGCTAGCGAGGCGCCGCCGTGGGTCGGACCGCTCGACGTGTTGATCGTGGCCGGCGACGATCCGGGGGATCCCACCCTGGTCGGCGCTGCGGCGACCGGGGTGCGGCGCGGCGCCCGGGTAGTGGTGGTGGCGCCCTACGAAGGTCCGCTGCGCGACTCCACGGCGGGCCGGGTCGCGGTGCTGGCTCCGCGGCTGTGGTCGGCCGACGGGTTCGGTTTGTGCCGGTATCTGGCGGCGGGCTTGGCCGTGCTGCAGGTGGTCGACTCCCGGCTGCGCGTCGATCTGGCGGCACTGGCCGACGAGCTGGACGCCGAGGCGCTGCGCAATAGCGCCGCGCGGGAACTGTTCACCAATCCCGCCAAGACACTGGCCGCGCGTATGACCGATCACCGGGTGGTGTTGGCCGGTGACAACGCGGCGACGCTGGCGCTGGCCCGGCACGGCAGTTCGGTGTTGTTGCGTAACGCGCACCAAGCGGTAGCGGGTACCGGGCTGGCCGACGCGCTGGCCGCGCTGCGCGACGGGCACAGCAGATCCCAATCGTCCA
The nucleotide sequence above comes from Mycobacterium vicinigordonae. Encoded proteins:
- a CDS encoding DUF3499 domain-containing protein, whose protein sequence is MNVPRRCCRPGCPHYAVATLTFVYSDSTAVVGPLATAREPHSWDLCVGHAGRITAPRGWELVRHAGPLNAEPVNPDEDDLVALADAVREGGAARANAVVNGFTAEVYDGYDDVPRTNGAGDLHTAGAHATAPSGGLLAPPEHRSGRRRGHLRVLPDPSD
- a CDS encoding WhiB family transcriptional regulator, giving the protein MGSTPHAVPGSAVTSLPMPTAPVRPHLSVVPDAPSAFEPEPLEEVPADQWQDKALCAQTDPEAFFPEKGGSTREAKKICLGCEVRHECLEYALAHDERFGIWGGLSERERRRLKRGII
- a CDS encoding metallopeptidase family protein; its protein translation is MGPAGAFRRRSRRRGRDPRGPLLPPTVPGWRSRAERFDMAVLECYEPIERRWRDRVAELDIAVDEIPRISAKDPDSVQWPPEVIADGPIALARLIPAGVDVRGNATRARIVLFRKPIERRAKDTVELGDLLHEILVAQVAIFLDVEPSVIDPTIDD
- a CDS encoding TobH protein, translated to MNAIGAVDLGDTDGLLAADRDGLLRAASMAGAQVRAVAAALDEGDLDLLREPENKPRTVIWVSGRGTAESAGALLAATQAGAAAEPIVLASEAPPWVGPLDVLIVAGDDPGDPTLVGAAATGVRRGARVVVVAPYEGPLRDSTAGRVAVLAPRLWSADGFGLCRYLAAGLAVLQVVDSRLRVDLAALADELDAEALRNSAARELFTNPAKTLAARMTDHRVVLAGDNAATLALARHGSSVLLRNAHQAVAGTGLADALAALRDGHSRSQSSTEALFHDEQIDGPLPQRLRVLALTLADERTVVTARVAGLDEVYLVGAQDDPGLPPAPIAAQRAELQLAVLAVRLEMAAVYLRLARG
- a CDS encoding phosphomannomutase/phosphoglucomutase encodes the protein MSWPAAAVHRVIKAYDVRGLVGDEITEPFVTDVGAAFARLMRAEGAGQVVIGHDMRDSSPALAAAFARGVLGEGLDVVRIGLASTDQLYFASGQLNCPGAMFTASHNPAAYNGIKLCRAGAKPVGKDTGLTTISEDLIAGNPSAYQGAPGAAADKDVLADYGAFLRSLVNTDGLRPLRVAVDAGNGMAGHTTPAVLGAIESITLLPLYFELDGTFPNHEANPLDPANLLDLQNFVRETGADIGLAFDGDADRCFVVDERGRPVSPSTVTSLVAARELGREIGATVIHNVITSRAVPELVAERGGTPLRSRVGHSYIKALMAETGAIFGGEHSAHYYFRDFWGADSGMLAALYVLAALGEQHRPLSELTADYQRYESSGEINFTVADAPAAVDAVLKAFASQIHSIDHLDGVTVDLGGGSWFNLRSSNTEPLLRLNVEGRSIEDVDAVVGQVSAQIEAQAGRDGAGP